The Henningerozyma blattae CBS 6284 chromosome 6, complete genome genomic interval AATGGTTGACCATGGTgatgattcaaatattcttcatcaCTTTCCTCATTGACTACTAACTCTTCGACGTTcatatcatcatcttccTCATCATTATCTGATCCATTAATGGGGGAAGTGAGAAGATTTTCTTCATCCTCACTATCTGTAGAATTAAAATCGTAATCCCCGGAACTGCATTCCaaagttttatttatttgaatttcaatcaaatcttcaatttcatttttcctttgatttaaattatctataGTGTCCATGATCTTATCCAACATATTAGCATGACCTACTAATTTTCTTAGATTGAAATcctttttataattatttatattggAGGATTCgactaatttttttcttgataaGTTGGATAATTGGAAATAATCATCCAAACTTTTGTTGATAACTATCTTTTCCCTTTCCAAAAGACTATTTGTGGTCTCTATTATAGTAGAGGAAGTAGAGGTTTCACTATGAGCTGTGGTAGTAGTAGTGATAATCTCTAGCGAACCCGGATTAGCTATCGACCGGATCAGATCCGGTCTAGTAGGTGAAATGATAGTAGTCATATATTGCGAAATGGATATGTAAGCGTTCGATATATGAGATGGGACAGAAAAAGAGGGGAGTGGAATATATGTGAGTGCAAAAAATGCGTATCTATATGTGTGTATTTATATAGAGttgtgtgtgtgtgtgtgaTAAAAGTTTAtccaaatttcaaattaagGTAGAATGAGAAAAATGGAAGACTCACTTGCTAAATCATGTTGGAAATATGTTTATGAAGGGTCAAGT includes:
- the TBLA0F02700 gene encoding uncharacterized protein (similar to Saccharomyces cerevisiae ECM13 (YBL043W) and YJR115W; ancestral locus Anc_7.483), which translates into the protein MTTIISPTRPDLIRSIANPGSLEIITTTTTAHSETSTSSTIIETTNSLLEREKIVINKSLDDYFQLSNLSRKKLVESSNINNYKKDFNLRKLVGHANMLDKIMDTIDNLNQRKNEIEDLIEIQINKTLECSSGDYDFNSTDSEDEENLLTSPINGSDNDEEDDDMNVEELVVNEESDEEYLNHHHGQPLLFTALSMGIDRQTIYSSGIRHEDHLDEENYTYARFND